Proteins found in one Ptychodera flava strain L36383 chromosome 3, AS_Pfla_20210202, whole genome shotgun sequence genomic segment:
- the LOC139129285 gene encoding cocaine esterase-like: protein MSAVRIAVFVAFLLGSIAADDPIVEVKSGKVAGRVVEFAHEDVEVKRTVYVFRGIPFAEPPVDDLRFRAPEPKSPWEGVHDAKELGAACMQPPSPIFPLDGESQSEDCLYLNIYAPQTGADKLPVMVWIHGGGLVIGSGGTGYNGTALAAIGDVIVVTINYRLGPFGYLSTGDEHATGNYGFLDQVLALQWVQDNIAAFGGDANKVTIFGESAGAISVEYLMLSPMTNGLFTRAIMESGTSTMPAIFLSDKTKQSRLAHGFGRLSNCEKDTSEELVQCLRSVSAEDLKEAGNLQSGKLANITGISDLLIPFPPVVDGNFLTASPEGLIRERSFPKRGTDIMIGTMADEGRGFLIVFFADKANDTEIFLNKTYYNEIFSTYLGSDKKSNPAVADAIKQIYVDWEDEDSDDTNYVESFSQTHGDMYLVCPADRSARAHFLAGSKVYLYQMTHIPSHGEEVPFVFGWHFDSAMNWTMPDDDVMMTLKIMKYWTNFAKTGNPNLSDGDVELTENEKQTEWPLFKVPGLEYKDLSLKMETKRALKAKECAFWNDFIPKLMKHTEATQPCSKEEENEKLKYKEEENSDLLLMRYLADAAQKSKEDDHEKLKYKEEENRQP, encoded by the exons ATGAGTGCCGTACGAATCGCCGTGTTCGTCGCATTTCTGCTGGGTTCCATTGCTGCTGACGATCCGATCGTAGAGGTGAAATCGGGAAAAGTCGCCGGTAGAGTGGTGGAGTTCGCTCATGAAGACGTTGAGGTCAAACGTACGGTGTATGTCTTTCGAGGTATACCCTTTGCCGAACCACCGGTAGATGATCTTAGATTCCGAGCACCAGAGCCGAAAAGCCCATGGGAAGGGGTTCACGATGCAAAGGAGCTTGGCGCGGCATGCATGCAACCGCCGAGCCCAATTTTTCCGTTGGACGGCGAGTCACAAAGCGAGGACTGTCTATATTTGAACATATATGCACCACAGACTGGG GCTGATAAACTCCCTGTGATGGTATGGATCCACGGTGGCGGCCTCGTCATCGGCTCTGGGGGAACCGGCTACAACGGCACGGCTCTGGCTGCCATTGGTGACGTCATCGTGGTGACAATCAATTATCGACTCGGTCCTTTCGGTTATTTGTCAACTG GTGATGAACACGCCACCGGTAATTATGGTTTCCTCGATCAAGTGTTGGCTTTGCAGTGGGTCCAAGACAACATAGCAG CATTCGGCGGAGATGCTAACAAAGTGACGATATTCGGCGAAAGTGCCGGAGCGATAAGTGTTGAATATCTAATGCTGTCTCCTATGACCAACGGCCTGTTTACACGTGCAATCATGGAG agtgGAACATCGACCATGCCAGCGATCTTCTTAAGTGATAAAACAAAGCAAAGCAGGCTAGCACATGGCTTTGGCAGACTGAGCAATTGTGAAAAAGACACTTCAGAAGAATTGGTTCAGTGTTTGCGTAGCGTGTCTGCTGAAGATCTTAAGGAAGCGGGAAATTTGCAAAGT GGAAAACTGGCAAATATTACCGGAATTTCAGACCTTCTGATTCCATTTCCTCCGGTCGTTGACGGCAACTTCCTCACCGCGTCACCCGAGGGTCTCATTCGAGAGCGTAGTTTTCCAAAGAGAGGCACCGATATTATGATCGGAACAATGGCTGATGAAGGAAGGGGATTTCTGATTGTTTTCTTCGCCGATAAGGCCAATGACACCGAGATCTTCTTGAACAAGACATATTATAATGAAATATTCTCTACATATTTGGGGAGTGACAAAAAATCCAACCCAGCTGTAGCGGACGCTATTAAGCAAATATATGTCGACTGGGAAGACGAAGATTCGGACGACACCAATTACGTCGAATCGTTCAGTCAGACGCACGGGGACATGTATTTAGTTTGCCCCGCCGATCGATCAGCGCGGGCGCACTTTCTGGCTGGCTCCAAAGTGTACCTCTACCAAATGACTCACATACCTTCGCA TGGTGAGGAAGTTCCGTTCGTATTCGGTTGGCATTTTGACAGTGCTATGAACTGGACAATGCCTGATGATGACGTCATGATGACCTTGAAGATCATGAAGTATTGGACAAACTTCGCTAAGACAGg AAATCCTAACTTATCTGATGGTGACGTAGAATTGACGGAAAATGAGAAGCAAACAGAATGGCCTCTCTTCAAAGTACCCGGATTAGAGTACAAAGACCTGTCACTAAAGATGGAAACCAAACGAGCTCTGAAAGCCAAGGAGTGTGCATTCTGGAATGATTTCATTCCAAAGCTGATGAAACATACAG AAGCTACACAACCATGTTCAAAGGAGGAGGAGAATGAAAAGTTGAAGtacaaagaagaagaaaattctGATCTCCTCCTGATGCGCTACCTTGCCGACGCTGCACAAAAATCAAAGGAGGATgaccatgaaaaattaaagtacAAAGAGGAAGAAAACAGGCAGCCATAG
- the LOC139129964 gene encoding cocaine esterase-like, translating to MSTMTAVRFVVFVATLLVCHAADDPIVELKAGKVSGRVVEFAHTDIEVKRTVHVFQGIPFAEPPVDGLRFRAPEPKSPWQGVRDAKELGNACMQPASPLLPIEEPKSEDCLYLNIFAPQTGDDKLPVMVWIHGGGLIIGSGGFGYNGTALAAIGDVIVVTINYRLGPFGYLSTGDEHATGNYGFLDQVLALQWVQDNIAAFGGDAKKVTIFGESAGGISVDYLMLSPLSDGLFLRAIMESGTSTMPGFFISDKAKQSKITHGVGKLVDCEKDTSEELIQCLRGASAEDLTEAGNLENGKLANVTGIADLLIPFPPVVDGNFLTASPEDIIRDRSFPKRGTDLLIGTMADEGMTFLIMFFLDNANDTEVFMNRTTYEAVSSTFLGSDKSSNPAVVDAVKLMYVNWEDADSEDADYVEALSQTYGDMYFVCPADLSARAHFQAGSNVYQYQMTHIPAESLFKMKWLKAGHGEDIPFVFGWHFDSAMNWTMPDDDVMMTLKIMKYWTNFAKTGNPNLSDGDVALSENEKQTEWPLYKVPGLEYKDLSLKMETKRALKAKECAFWNDFIPKLMKHTDTAQTCSKETEDGKLKYKEEENRQP from the exons ATGTCTACGATGACCGCCGTACGCTTTGTCGTGTTTGTGGCTACGCTGCTTGTCTGCCATGCCGCCGACGATCCTATCGTAGAGCTGAAAGCGGGAAAAGTCTCCGGCAGAGTGGTGGAGTTCGCGCACACAGACATCGAGGTCAAACGCACAGTGCACGTCTTTCAAGGTATACCCTTTGCTGAACCACCGGTCGATGGTCTTAGATTCCGAGCACCCGAGCCGAAAAGCCCTTGGCAGGGAGTTCGCGATGCTAAGGAGCTTGGCAACGCCTGCATGCAACCAGCAAGTCCATTACTCCCGATTGAAGAACCAAAGAGCGAGGACTGCTTGTACTTGAACATATTTGCTCCACAGACAGGG GATGATAAACTCCCTGTCATGGTGTGGATCCATGGTGGCGGGCTCATCATCGGCTCTGGGGGATTCGGTTACAACGGCACGGCTCTGGCTGCCATTGGTGACGTCATCGTGGTGACAATTAATTATCGACTTGGACCCTTCGGATATTTGTCGACTG GTGATGAACACGCCACCGGTAATTATGGTTTCCTCGATCAAGTGTTGGCTTTGCAGTGGGTTCAAGACAATATAGCAG CATTTGGAGGAGATGCCAAGAAAGTGACAATATTTGGCGAAAGTGCAGGAGGGATAAGTGTCGACTATCTGATGCTATCTCCTTTAAGCGACGGTCTGTTTCTCCGTGCAATAATGGAG agtgGTACATCGACTATGCCAGGGTTTTTCATTAGTGATAAAGCTAAGCAAAGCAAGATAACACACGGCGTGGGTAAACTGGTAGATTGTGAGAAAGACACATCGGAGGAATTGATTCAGTGTCTTCGTGGCGCGTCTGCTGAAGATCTTACGGAAGCGGGAAATTTGGAAAAT GGAAAACTTGCCAATGTTACTGGAATTGCAGACCTTCTGATTCCATTTCCTCCAGTCGTTGACGGCAACTTCCTCACGGCGTCACCCGAGGATATCATTCGAGACCGTAGTTTTCCAAAGAGAGGCACTGATCTCCTGATCGGAACAATGGCTGATGAAGGAATGACATTCTTAATTATGTTTTTCCTCGATAACGCCAATGACACGGAGGTCTTCATGAACAGAACTACTTATGAAGCGGTGTCCTCTACGTTTTTAGGGAGCGACAAAAGCTCCAACCCAGCCGTGGTCGACGCCGTTAAGCTCATGTACGTCAACTGGGAGGACGCAGATTCGGAAGACGCCGATTATGTCGAAGCGTTAAGTCAGACGTACGGAGACATGTACTTCGTGTGCCCCGCCGATTTGTCTGCACGTGCGCACTTCCAGGCTGGCTCCAACGTGTACCAGTATCAAATGACCCACATACCTGCCGAGTCGCTCTTTAAGATGAAATGGTTGAAGGCTGGGCACGGAGAGGATATTCCCTTCGTTTTCGGTTGGCATTTCGACAGTGCGATGAACTGGACAATGCCAGATGATGACGTCATGATGACCTTGAAGATCATGAAGTATTGGACAAACTTCGCTAAGACAGG AAACCCAAATTTATCCGATGGAGACGTGGCATTGTCGGAAAATGAGAAGCAAACAGAATGGCCACTGTACAAAGTACCCGGATTAGAGTATAAAGACTTGTCACTAAAGATGGAAACCAAACGAGCTCTGAAAGCCAAGGAGTGTGCATTCTGGAATGATTTCATTCCAAAGCTGATGAAACATACAG ACACTGCACAAACATGTTCAAAGGAGACGGAGGATGGAAAGTTGAAGTACAAAGAAGAAGAAAACAGGCAGCCATAG